The following proteins are encoded in a genomic region of Oncorhynchus kisutch isolate 150728-3 linkage group LG4, Okis_V2, whole genome shotgun sequence:
- the LOC109888962 gene encoding heme-binding protein 2-like, which translates to MRSRVYLAGSVGLLLILTADARVGNSSESSFCTETKECLLCDLVCKNDDYEVRHYDSVKWVSTDKEAHLMDKAIVTTFIRLFKYITRSNKAGINIDMTVPVIVEETKRISRSFVYTLSFVMPSAHHMTPPQPTDDKVYFTDMSDMKVYVRSYGGWMMSILGGPSVLEGESGQMSGAMRSVPKGISCPFQDQNCTCIVETLSSWNDTGVNEYRMVDLPSVTTSVMDERLACRNRFSPTEL; encoded by the exons atgagaagcag GGTTTATCTTGCTGGGTCGGTTGGCTTGCTGCTCATCTTGACTGCTGACGCTAGAGTTGG GAACTCCTCTGAGTCTAGCTTCTGTACCGAGACAAAGGAATGTCTGCTCTGTGATCTGGTTTGCAAGAATGATGATTATG aGGTGCGCCACTATGACTCAGTGAAATGGGTGTCGACAGACAAGGAAGCCCACCTCATGGATAAGGCCATAGTCACCACATTCATAAGACTCTTCAAATACATCACCAGATCCAAcaaggctg GCATCAACATTGACATGACAGTCCCAGTGATTGTCGAGGAGACGAAGAGGATTTCACGGTCATTTGTCTACACCCTCAGCTTTGTCATGCCATCTGCCCATCACATGACTCCTCCCCAACCCACTGATGACAAG GTGTACTTTACAGACATGTCAGATATGAAAGTGTACGTGAGGAGCTACGGCGGATGGATGATG TCCATCTTGGGTGGCCCGTCAGTCTTGGAGGGCGAAAGTGGACAGATGAGCGGCGCCATGCGCTCGGTTCCGAAGGGCATCTCGTGTCCGTTCCAGGACCAGAACTGCACGTGCATCGTGGAGACTCTCTCCTCCTGGAACGACACGGGGGTCAATGAGTACCGGATGGTGGACCTGCCGTCTGTTACCACCTCT